A stretch of DNA from Agelaius phoeniceus isolate bAgePho1 chromosome 4, bAgePho1.hap1, whole genome shotgun sequence:
GCCCTGGGCGCCCGGGGGGCTGTAcctgcctggggagcacagggctgggctgtgttctccggcctctcccgcagcccctcagctctgcctgcgctcgctctttggcAGATGCAGTCAGGGACCGGActcaagagcaggagcccacccgtgGTCGCTTCCGgagagcagcgcaggtacctgcgaccatccccacctgggccgggcctgctggcactgctcggccgggccccgcgttggagcagaccatggaacgtccctctcttcttcccgcccttcccttctgttgcagacactgcggaggtTCCTGCGCCTTCGGCGGCGCACAAAGaccagcggccccgcgcccgagggcacggccgagcTGGGCCCCACGCCCGAGGGTACAGCCGAGCCCGGACCCGTGCCCGAAGGCCCGGCCGAGCCCGGACCCGTGCCCGAAGGCCcggccgagcccggccccgcgcccgaaggcccggccgagcccggccccgcgcccgagggCATGGCCGAGCCTGACCCCAGGCCCagcgagctgcgggcagaggctgcttccagcactgcaTCCTCTGACCTGGCCgccagctctgactgggaaaccgacgagggctgggaggaggctgacatggccccGACGGAGGGCATGGCCACCACCAACACCATCacccagggcatcccagagactgaggccatgcccacgctcactgtgagtcctggacccactctggagtttttccagaagggtttttattctctgcagcagcctggggctagggctgaaggcctctcaggatcacgtggcccctcaagccatgtctgctgggccccctcagccccatcacagtgggctgggaaggcgagcacttctggggggaagctgggcaagttgctcctttggacagcactccaagtcttccccatgccGCTTCCTCCAGGTGCAAGCCGTGGTGAGTGCCATCCTGCAGAGACTCACATCCCGTGAGTCTGTGGACGCCGGGCTGCAAATGGCCATTGTCAGCCTCACCGAAGAACACCCTGCCCACGTTGTGATgagcctcctgcgctgtgccccaacgtgtgacggGTACGGGGCACAAGTGCCTCGAGAGCTCGGTGCTCACCGGCCCGTACGGCCCCTcgccctgtacagcctgtccgGCGGGGTCTGCCAGACGGGCGGAGAGCACCGGCaccctcgggcccctctgtttcctgagcctgctgccatgctccctcccggCCCCACGCAGCTGCACGGGCACGGTActgacacacagctctgctcccacagagccGCCGCGCTGCTATGGAGAGCCATGGGCACCTCAGAGGTAGCCGTGGAGGAggtgtttccagctctgctctctgcaatAGAGGAGCAGCCACCGTACGGCGGCTTCCTCTGCAGCGGGGACAACGAGGccgtccttgccctggctgtgagtttctggagatGGCCTACGCTGGCCCTCCAGGTCACCTTCTCAGAAGCTCTCCATGATCTCCCCACCCTGtagctccctgcctgggctgaaagctgggctagggccAGCAGGCTGGGTGCTCCCCTGCCTCTCACCCCCGGCCCTGCCTCacggacacctcggcactgagcgctgccTCGGGGCGCTTTGTctcttgcaggcaactctggtgctgtGGAGGATTGCAAGCATGCCCGAGTGGCACTACGCAATCCTCCTTCATTCTCCACGCCTGTTGGTGGCTCTGCTCTTGCAAATTGTCACCACCACGGAGCAGAGGCCAGAGGACGTGGAGACCCAGCGCTTCTGGAGAGCGTGCCGGGAGGAACACGGCCTTCCCAGCGAGCCCAACAGGTGCCAGTCGCCCTGTCCTTCCCACACCCTTGcggccagggccagtgctcccagagtgACCTGGCCTTGGCTcggcacacaggtttgcagtgcagaccatgaaggctctgctcttgcGACTGGGCTTTGGCAAgaacctgctggctctggagcacaagcagctctgggacaccctgctctgtgccgacacccagcactatgcagcgggcctgctggccaggtgagatcccctactcccagccgccaccgccaccgtTTGTGCCCCGTGCCCGGAGTGCCCCACACAGTCCCGGGGGCTTGTAAGCGAGAGGGCCTCGTCACCGAGGGAGGGCTGAGCAGACTGCAAAGGGCCGGGAGAGgaggatgcccagcagcagctgcctcccaaGGGGCCCATGTCCCCTTGCGGAGTGCTGGGGAAAGATGggacctctgtgagtcactcctgggagaggtctGCCCGCCCGGCTCAGGgccttggtgcctttttcccctgccagggagatgcgctgTGGCTTGAGCCCCTTGTGTCCCCACATGGCCTCAcacctgctcagcctgctcGTCGGAAAGCAGCTCCGCTGgcatctgcctgccctggcgttctttgtggaggtgagcctgatggccagcgctgcctggctgagctgcctctcagctctctggcctctggTAGCTGCAGCCGCCTGGGAGGCTGCCCGcgcccgctgctgctgctgcctggagccgGCCCGCtcccctgccactgccctgtgcctttcagctcctggagtgtcTGGACCTGAGCAAACACGGTCCCAGTGCCCTGTTGGTGCTATCCCGGCACCTGCcgagccagcacagggacaggctgcgCCTGGagctcagaggcctcgtggtgctcagcaaggagccctcgctggtgagaagggggcagtggctgaagccgcgctggcagcgtggggctggggaagggagacctttgggcttggctgggctttggcagcagaggcagctgctgccagctctcccgactcccgcttcagctgcccgaGTGCCCCAAGCAGCTGTTGGTGCTGCGGCCAGTCACggcttcacagcacagcctggtctTGCACACAGGCCGGAGGAATACGAGGCCTCTATCAACACCTGGTGGAACTGCTGGCCCATCCAGATGCAGAGATGGTCGGGATgagcctctctgtgctcacgCATGTGCTCCAGGACAAAGACCTTGAGATACCCAGCACCGCCGCCCTGAAGCTGGCTGagtccctgctgccacacttTGAGAAGGTAAGGCTCTGCACccccagccaagggcactggacgcTGCCTGTCTGGAAACTTTGTGCCCTGTTCATTTTAGGGCCTTTGCCCCAGTGGGTCTGGAGTAGTTGGTGCTTaggacttttcctttcctccaggacaacagccatgtgcagctgctctccattcagctcTTCGGcaaggtgctggagctgggagtggaagagagggaaaatccCCTCACGACAgttgtgagccagagcctgctccctctGTTCTTGCGCTGGCACCACGAGGACGTGCACGTGGCCGAGGTGAGGTTTGGTGTGATGCTGCCGCATCCCTGGCCGGGGGCTCGGCCGCCTCCTGCCCCGGCGCCTCGcgggctccagcctcccctggccttggcacagggagccGGCTCCCGTGTGACTcacctgggctctggtgccacctgcggctctctgctgctctgcaggcgtCTCGCGAAGCCCTGCGTTGTGCCGCCCGCTTCCTGAGGAGGAGGGATCTCCAGGAGCCGCTGAGGAAGAAGCGGCGGATGAAGTTCGCCGAGAGCCTGGTAAGGACAGCCCGGGAGCCCCAGCCGCAGGCTGGACTGGAGAagccccccctgcccccggTGCTCAGTGcggggggctggcagctgcgcCCCTGCCCGGCGCCGCCAGCCTGCATCCCCCACGCTGCTCGCTGCCCTGGGCCGTGCGCGCCGGCTCGGCCGGTGCCGGGCGCAGGGAGCGCCCGGCCGAGGGGCAGAGCCCGCTCCGAGCCATCCCTGCCGCCTCTCcccgcagctgctgcaggacgagagccgagcggccgagcacctgcgctgGGCCCTGCCgcacctgcggagcccacagagGCCCCtacgagaggcggccgtcaggttccTCGGTGAGCCAGCAGCCCGGCGCCCCTCCCCgcctcccggcccggccgctgccccggcagcgGGAGCCGCGCCCGGGCCGCTGCAGCCCCGCCCGCCctgggcgctgccgccgccctcCCGCAGCCGTGCCCTCGGCCGGCAGCGTGCGGCAGGGGCCCGGCACGAGCTCTGCCCGGCAGGAGGGCGTGCGgccgcagggctggcagcgcccgTGTCGGGCAGCTGTGCCGCCTGGCGCCGCCACATGCTCTGTCTTAACAGGGGTGGCCGGAGTGCTCAtgatggggcagaaggaggagctccaggtccTCAGTCAGGGTGAGTCAGGGCAGCCGCGTGGGGGGCACAGCCCGGACAGCTCTCTGGGACACGTGGCGGAtccgtggccagcaccttctgccCGAAGCCCTtgtctcccgctccctcctggccatggcgaGAGCCGGccggcatggccctggcaggaggctttccttggattccCTCAATTTGgcttctgaccgtggctctgttcctctctcttccagctcttcaagccctCAGGGAAGACGAGAGCCCATCCTCCATGAACACATGGATTCAGATGAGATTTGAAAGAAGATCTGAAGAACTTCGTTTGTCTCCTGGACCAGATGTACCTGTACCGGCCTCCTTTGATGACTTCCAGTTCCCATCGAAGATGGGACCACCTGCAGAGCAGAAGggaccagctgcagctccaggcacggctctggctgctcacagctgagcctgtgcgaagctccagcagctcctgccatctctctccctgttggcagctccttccctgcagccctcaggccctgcccatgcccttttttacctcccagctcaccccttcgctttgctttcccttaataaactgtttgtgtttttcactttacCCGCATCTCCGTGGAGTTGAAGCGGCACAAAACCTGAGCCCGGAGAcacgcagggccctgctgccgttctcctccctgctgtgttctgtgcacgggcagaggaacaagggcagctcaggctgcaaaggtccctgtcccgctgctccagctgcacagcagcatggaGTTCAAGGGCGTGCTGAGCacgctgaaggggaaaaggaccCTGGGTTTTAGAAGAGCCAACTTGAGtgtgctccaaacccagccGTGAAGGATTCCAGTGCAGGCATCCAccgagggcaaaggagcttgtaaTGGCAGAAGTTTCCACCaagagcttcctgaaagcacagcgatgctccatccctacacagggacaggaagagggcaggacaagagacCACCGTGGCCTAGCAGTGAGCTTTGGgtgtgccgtaaagcaaaagaagcagcagtggcagcagagtGGCTGGGACTCGGGAGCGCAACCGTCCCAgcggccgcagcgctgtcaggcagcGCCTGCACGCTGGGCGTGCTCCCGGTGGCTCTGGTCTCCCCAGAAGTGGGgaatcaggcagcccctgcctcagatCTAGTCAGAAACCCAAGCaagtgagaccagaggcaggggccccttcccgtccctctggggcacagctgcaaaacagccgctgtgtcttcctgcgcctgtgtctgggctgtgctgagcccagagccagccagcttgggctctgctgtgccaagagcgttctgggcaggcaggcaaaagtgctgcgtgcacagtggggaaggggctcacgAGAGCCTCCTACGGGAAcagggctccgctccctggctgggaacagcctggttttgctgccgtgagcgcaggcaggagttcaggcactTGAACGGGCAGCGGACACCTCTTGTTTCTAGGGGGCCCAGGGGCTGCGCGCCACAAGGGGCACGAGGAAAGAGACTCGGGAGAAGGACGATGAGCTCgagctgcagtgcctgtgctacaaggtgcagaagtaattcagccttgccagggtttcTTAGGTGTGTGTTGGTGTTCCCCGGGAAATGGACACATCTGGGGAAATggacacatttggggaaatgcatgcatttggggaaatgcctttggaagagagggcttgcttctcaagcaaagtgcttccccaggagcccccagtgaggtaggtgcagctgtctccctttggctccctgcccccctttcgtccttgaggccccttgcacttggctGAGGGgcgtgggaagggagaaggctgtgaggagcagctttggcatctgcctggagcTGCATAGTCCAAGCcaagcaccagcagcagggtgTGTCCCGCCCCTTTCAGCACAGGACAGAGAGGGATCATCTCTGTCCAGCCgagagccccaaatgcctctcagagagctgtgaattcaaaggcttttatgcacacattgatgccatcttccctatctgctgtgtttgaactcttggcaagaggcatttgcctcttgcttgctggaagctgctctgctccagggccggcaccgagctgggctgtgcgggcaccgtggagagtccttccctgAGCACTTGGCAGGTCGTggtgtgtccagggctgtgttagacactcGTGGGCAATGGATTTCTTCCAAGCGGGGGCAcctagggtggggagggggtggccctggggcacgTGGAAGCatgtccctttgtgacacggtggAGCAGGGTGACCGTGGAACCGAAAGGGACAGCGTGtctgagcagccctt
This window harbors:
- the LOC143693863 gene encoding uncharacterized protein LOC143693863, which gives rise to MPEWHYAILLHSPRLLVALLLQIVTTTEQRPEDVETQRFWRACREEHGLPSEPNRCQSPCPSHTLAARASAPRVTWPWLGTQAGGIRGLYQHLVELLAHPDAEMVGMSLSVLTHVLQDKDLEIPSTAALKLAESLLPHFEKVWCDAAASLAGGSAASCPGASRAPASPGLGTGSRLPCDSPGLWCHLRLSAALQASREALRCAARFLRRRDLQEPLRKKRRMKFAESLLLQDESRAAEHLRWALPHLRSPQRPLREAAVRFLGVAGVLMMGQKEELQVLSQALQALREDESPSSMNTWIQMRFERRSEELRLSPGPDVPVPASFDDFQFPSKMGPPAEQKGPAAAPGTALAAHS